The following proteins are encoded in a genomic region of Vigna radiata var. radiata cultivar VC1973A unplaced genomic scaffold, Vradiata_ver6 scaffold_7, whole genome shotgun sequence:
- the LOC106753810 gene encoding transcription factor bHLH106-like, with amino-acid sequence MHHSPMDNSHLLQFLPNTTTTTTTTTTSNPFFHTPPHTTNIMHLSNNSSSNHFYPFHVSQITPTPSHHDRALAAMKNHKEAEKRRRERINSHLDELRTLLPCNSKTDKASLLAKVVQRVKELKQQTSEITELETVPSETDEITVLSTGGDYGSDGRLVFKASLCCEDRSDLIPDLIEILNSLHLKTLKAEMATLGGRTRNVLVVAADKEHSIESINFLQNSLKSLLDRSNSSDRSKRRRGLDRRLMS; translated from the exons atgcacCACTCACCCATGGACAACTCTCACCTTCTTCAATTCCTTCcaaacaccaccaccaccaccaccaccaccaccacctccaacCCCTTCTTCCACACTCCTCCTCACACCACCAACATCATGCACCTCTCTAATAACTCTTCCTCCAATCACTTCTACCCCTTTCATGTCTCCCAAATTACCCCAACACCCTCCCACCATGATAGAGCCCTTGCTGCCATGAAGAACCACAAGGAAGCTGAGAAGAGAAGGAGGGAGCGAATCAACTCCCACCTCGATGAGCTTCGCACTCTTCTCCCTTGCAATTCCAAG ACGGACAAGGCTTCGCTTCTTGCGAAGGTTGTGCAGCGAGTGAAGGAATTGAAGCAGCAAACGTCGGAGATAACGGAGCTGGAGACGGTTCCGTCGGAAACAGACGAGATCACGGTGCTTTCCACCGGCGGGGACTACGGCAGCGATGGGAGGCTGGTGTTCAAGGCCTCGCTGTGCTGCGAGGACCGCTCCGACCTCATTCCTGACCTCATAGAAATCCTGAACTCGCTTCACCTGAAAACCCTCAAAGCAGAAATGGCCACGCTCGGAGGAAGAACGCGCAACGTTCTCGTGGTTGCTGCAGACAAAGAACACAGCATCGAATCCATCAATTTCCTTCAGAACTCGCTCAAGTCCTTGCTagacaggtccaattccagcgaCAGATCGAAACGTCGCCGTGGCCTAGACCGAAGGCTAATGTCTTAA